AGCAGTATATCATATCGTCAAAAAATAAATCGAAAGACTTTTGCTTATACATAATTATTCTGTTTTTTCCTTTAGTATATCAAATTTTGCAAGCCGCTTAACATATACGGGTTTCTCCAACTTTACACATATCTCAACTATCCATTTATGCTCCATATAAATAAAAAGCGAAGTCTCGAACCAGACTTCGCTTTTAAGACGTACGGTGAATTAGGGGAGTCCATAACAATCACATAAAATGTCCAACTTTGTGCTCAAGTAATTTAAGCTTTAAAAAACTTTGCAACAGAATCAACATTTGATATAGATGGGAACCAGCGAAACCAATTATTCCTGTTACAAGGGTTTTCATGGGCGCCCAACCCCTATGTAGTGTAAACCGTGTTTTACTATTTCTTTTTGTTCAATACAATTGCGACCATCAACGATTTTGCATCCTCGCATTAATTTTTTTACTTGTTGCCAATCAAGTGTTTTAAATTCGTCCCATTCTGTGGCAATAATTATACAATCTGAATTTGTAATAGAAGGCTCCAATTCAGTATGTTGTATAACTTGTTTTTTTACACGCGAAGGAAGATGTGCTTTGGGATCATAGGCGTGAATCTCGTAACCGAGCGGAATTAATTTTTCAATAAGTGTTACAGCGAGAGAGTAGCGTGTATCATCTGTATTTGGTTTGAAGGAAATCCCTAAAATTGTTAATTTTTTTGAAGAAGGATCTTTTAAATTGTTTTTGATTTTTTCAATGTAGAGATCTACTTGTGTCGAATTAATAGATTGCACAGCTTGTAAAATAGGGACTGATACTTGTGTACTCTTTGCTGTGTAAATTAATGAATTTAGATCTTTTGGAAAACAAGATCCTCCATAACCAAGTCCTGCTTGAAGAAAATGGGGATTAATTCGGAAGTCATACCCAATTCCTTTTGCTACCTCAGTAATATCAATGTGGTAAGCGTCACAAATTCTAGCGATTTCATTTATAAAAGATATTTTCGTAGCTAAAAACGCATTAGATGTATACTTGATCATTTCTGCCTCATTTAAACTTGTATGAAAGAATGGGGCTTGAATGCCTTTATATAAAGTTTGCATAATTTCTAGTGAATTTGTGTCATCTTCTTGTATACCTACGACGGTTCTATCGGGAAAGAGCATATCATGAATAGCGGATCCTTCACGAAGAAATTCGGGATTAGAAACGATATTAAAAAGTGAGGAATCTACACCTTTTTTTATAAGCATTTTGCCCAATAGTTGATTGGTACCTGGTGGAACTGTACTTTTTGTGATAATGGTTTTATATGACTTTATAGTTTGAGCTAACATATCGATAATAGAGTAAATATATTTTAAATCCGTTTTTCCGTTTGGCATGGAAGGTGTTCCTACAGCAATAAGAATAACTGGTGTTTGTTGAATAACTTGAACAATATCGCTACGGAATTGTAACCGATTCCGATTTTTGTGCATAAGTTCTGCTAAACCTGGTTCATAGATCGGACACTCTCCTTTTTGGAGAGTATCAATTTTATTTTGATTTTTATCAACGCAAATAACATGATGTCCTAAATCGGCTAATACTGCTGCTGATGTTAGTCCGACATAGCCAGAGCCTATAATACATATATCCATCAAATAATCATCCTTCTGAAATTAGTGCTAGTCCTTATTTTATCCCGCTATTTATGGGCAGTAAGACTCCCATTTTAAAATTTGGAATAGGTGGAAGGCTTATTGCCCGTAAAAGCCCAATTTGTTCAACTACTTATGTAAAAAGAAACAGATCGCCTGTCATATTTATCGATTCGTTTTGATTTTAAATGATTCTTAATGATTCTGTCCATCAAAGAAAATGTGTTCCAGTATATTTGGTTTCATAACTAAAAAACTACCACAACCTGAACGGTTATGATAGTTCCAATTTTTATGTGATATCCGATGCAAATCAGGGATTATCAAGTCAACATCAAAAGAAAAAAACCTATATTTAGGAGGTTTTTTATATTGGTCGAAATTACCACATGAAAATATGACAACGAACATCATATTTATGTTGACACTTATCGTAAGCGCTTTTATAATCAAACTTGCGAAAATGAAAATCACTATCATTTAAGGGCGTAGGGGGAAGTAATTCATGACATTCAAGTTAAAAGTATTATCTGCAGCTGCAGTAACATCTTTAATTTTTGCAGGTTGCGCAAAAGAAGAGATAAAAAAATCTGATGCACAAGAGAAAAAGACGGAACAATCTGTGAAAAAAGAAGAAACAAAACAACAAGAAGTAGATTATGTACAAGCTTATAAAGATGGAGTAGCTGAGCTTGAGAAAGCGAAAGATGGTAAAGAGGTTGACTTTGATAAAGTAACAAAGTTATATAAAGAAAAATTACAAACGCTTGTTCAAAAACGTGATGGTGAATTTAGTGAACAAATCGACCAAACAATTACAGCTGCATTAGAA
The DNA window shown above is from Bacillus clarus and carries:
- a CDS encoding UDP-glucose dehydrogenase family protein translates to MDICIIGSGYVGLTSAAVLADLGHHVICVDKNQNKIDTLQKGECPIYEPGLAELMHKNRNRLQFRSDIVQVIQQTPVILIAVGTPSMPNGKTDLKYIYSIIDMLAQTIKSYKTIITKSTVPPGTNQLLGKMLIKKGVDSSLFNIVSNPEFLREGSAIHDMLFPDRTVVGIQEDDTNSLEIMQTLYKGIQAPFFHTSLNEAEMIKYTSNAFLATKISFINEIARICDAYHIDITEVAKGIGYDFRINPHFLQAGLGYGGSCFPKDLNSLIYTAKSTQVSVPILQAVQSINSTQVDLYIEKIKNNLKDPSSKKLTILGISFKPNTDDTRYSLAVTLIEKLIPLGYEIHAYDPKAHLPSRVKKQVIQHTELEPSITNSDCIIIATEWDEFKTLDWQQVKKLMRGCKIVDGRNCIEQKEIVKHGLHYIGVGRP